DNA from Bacillota bacterium:
CCGTCGGGTATTTGGGCTTCTCAGGGAACATGGACACGTGCATCACCATACGCACCGCTCTCATGCACAGGGGAAGGGTGCACATCCAGGCAGGCGCGGGGATAGTCTACGACTCAGACCCGGAACGGGAGTACGCCGAGTGCATGCAGAAGGCAGAGGCCCTGTTTTCTGCGCTGGAGGGTGCGGAGGAGGTCGAGAGCCAGTGCCAAGGGTATTGATAGTCGACAACTACGATTCCTTCACATTTAACCTTGTGCAGCTCCTCGGGGAACTTGGGGCGGACCCGCTGGTATTCCGGAACGACCAGATAACTCTTGAGGGAATCGTCCATCTTGGACCCACACACATCGTTATCTCCCCCGGGCCCAAGGGGCCCGAGGAAGCCGGGGTGAGCCTGGAGATCATACGAGCGCTTGCCCGTGAAGGCATCCCCATCCTTGGGGTCTGCCTGGGGCACCAGGCCATCGCAGTGGGCCTTGGGGGCACCGTCGGGCGCTCCCCTGTTCCGGTCCATGGAAAGACCTCCCAGGTCTTCCACCATGGGGGCCCTCTCTATAGAGGGGTTCCCAGCCCATTCTCAGCCACGAGATACCACTCCTTGGAGGTGAAGACGCCGCTTCCACAGGGCTTGAAGGTTTCCGCCTGGACGGCGGAGGGTACGGTCATGGGGATCAGGCACAAGACCCGCCCTGTGGAGGGGGTCCAGTTTCACCCGGAATCCATCTTGACTGAACACGGCAGGCAAATCCTGTCTAACTTCCTTTCCCAGAGGAAGCGGCCTAGCGCGGGAGGACCCAAGTGATGCTCAAGGATGCCATAGCGAAGATGGCGGCTTCCGAGGACCTGGGTCCAGGGGAAGCCGAGGCGGCTATGATGGAGATCATGGAAGGCGTCGCCACGCCCGCCCAGGTAGGGGCGTTCCTTGTTGCCTCAAGGATGAAGGGCGAGACAATGGGGGAAATCCTGGGTTTTGCCCGGGCGATCCGTGCCAAGGCCATCCCCGTAGGATGGGGCGCTGGCGCCGTGGACGTGTGCGGCACGGGAGGGGATGGCGCCCAAACCCTCAACCTATCGACGGCCAGCGCTTTTGTGGTGGCCGGCGCGGGGGTGCCCGTTGTCAAGCATGGCAACCGCTCATTTTCCAGCCGGTGTGGAAGTGCGGATGTACTGGAGGAACTGGGCATTGACATAACAATGGAGCCTGAAACGGCCGGAAGATGCCTGGAAGAGACGGGCATGACGTTCCTGTTCGCTCCAGTCTATCACAGGGCTATGAGGTACGTCTCAGGGCCCAGGACGGAATTGGGCCTGCGCACTGTGTTCAATCTCCTGGGACCCCTGTGCAACCCCTCCGGGGTGAAGGCCCAAGTCGTGGGGGTCTACGCGCAGGATCTCACCGGACGTGTAGCGGAGGCCCTGGCGGCGCTGGGGACCACCCATGCCATGGTTGTTCATAGCCTGGACGGCCTGGACGAGATCTCCGCCGCCGCGCCGACCCAGGTGTCCGAGATCAAGGATGGCCGCATGAAAACCTACCTTATCGACCCGCGGGAACTGGGGCTTCAGGCTTCGAGGGATTCCGTGGCGGGTAAAGACGCC
Protein-coding regions in this window:
- a CDS encoding aminodeoxychorismate/anthranilate synthase component II, whose translation is MPRVLIVDNYDSFTFNLVQLLGELGADPLVFRNDQITLEGIVHLGPTHIVISPGPKGPEEAGVSLEIIRALAREGIPILGVCLGHQAIAVGLGGTVGRSPVPVHGKTSQVFHHGGPLYRGVPSPFSATRYHSLEVKTPLPQGLKVSAWTAEGTVMGIRHKTRPVEGVQFHPESILTEHGRQILSNFLSQRKRPSAGGPK
- the trpD gene encoding anthranilate phosphoribosyltransferase; the protein is MLKDAIAKMAASEDLGPGEAEAAMMEIMEGVATPAQVGAFLVASRMKGETMGEILGFARAIRAKAIPVGWGAGAVDVCGTGGDGAQTLNLSTASAFVVAGAGVPVVKHGNRSFSSRCGSADVLEELGIDITMEPETAGRCLEETGMTFLFAPVYHRAMRYVSGPRTELGLRTVFNLLGPLCNPSGVKAQVVGVYAQDLTGRVAEALAALGTTHAMVVHSLDGLDEISAAAPTQVSEIKDGRMKTYLIDPRELGLQASRDSVAGKDAKANAEALMSILMGDPLPARDWVLLNAAAGLVVGGAAGDLREGIALGERAIVTGAALDTLLAMRRFSQEVVR